Part of the Woronichinia naegeliana WA131 genome, CCGACCAATATCACCGTTCGCATCCTTACGAAAACGAGCAAATTGTTCCGCTTGATCGCCATTCAATACCTGTAAACCTTCCGCCAAATTAATATCTAGCTTTTGGGTAACATCCTTATACACCATTGGTCTTGGCACAAAAACTTCAATCCCTCCCACCAAGTCCACTAACTCTCGAAAAGCATTGGTCGTCACGCGCACATAGCGGTCAATGGGAACATTATTTAAGGTGTTACTAACCACATTAGCGGCCAGGGCAGGGCCACCGTGAACATTGGCATCATTGATCTTGGTATAGTCAAAACGGGGAATATCTACACGGGTATCGCGAGGAATAGACAGCAACTTCAGGGTATTATCTGTGGGATCAAAACGGAGTAATAACATCGTATCACTACGCCCACCAAAAGCTTCTAAACTGTCTGGTGGGGCATCTTCCACCCGATCAATCCCCATCACTAAAATATTAACGGGACGGCCCAGATGGTAAGGAAAAAGGGCGTTCCAGTTTTCCCCCGTCGCTAAAATGCTAAGATTGCCCCCTGGTAAATCAGTTGTGCGAGTTAGGGAAATGGGACTCCCTAGGGGAGTAAAAAAAGCCACCCCAACACCGGCTAAACCGGAGAGAAGAGCCGTGGTGCTAAATGCAGTGCCCCAAACCAATCCCCTCAGGAGCAGCGATCGCTTTTTCTGACGATAAGCAGAAGCTTTTAGACGTTGACTAGGTGGTGTAGGGCGATTACTCGGACGGACTTTAACAGAAACTTGCGACTTGACGGGAAACGGTTCGATGCTATTTGCCATACAACCTCAGTACCCCACACCCCCGAATCGGCTTAAGAGAATATTTAACCTAGGAGTTAAAATAAGCTCAAAAAGTTCCTAGGGACATGGATTGACGACTTATTTTAAGTATTTTTGCTTAAAATTGCAAAGGGGAATTTTACGGGAATTTTCGCCAGCTTTAGCCGTCTAGGAACTGGTATCGTCTGATCAAAGTTGGAAAAAGTTATGGTGTAAGGCTTTGAGAAAATAGAAAAATAGTTTAAGACTAGACATCGGCCCGTTTTTATTATACTATTATTATTGTCATTATATCAAAGAAGAAGGAATTAAAGAAAAGCTCTATGGAAATCCTGAATGATGTTGGCTTGTGCCAAGAGAAAGAGGATGCCTTATTCAAGAAAAACTGTCCTCATTGCTATAGTGAAAAAGTAAAAATCCATTCTCATTATCAAACGAAAGATAACGGGGAACGTAAAATGTTCATTTGTCAAGAATGTAGTTCTTGTTTTGCTGAGACTTATGGTAGCGTAATCGCTGGCTTAGAAACCCCATTAAGTGAAATTGTAAAAGTATTAAAAGCCAGAATGGAAGGAATAGGATTAAATGCAGCAGCCCGAGTATTCGGCTACGCGAAAACAACAATATTGAATTGGGAAAAGAAATTATCAGGATTACAAGAGACATTATTTTTATACGCCTTAGTGACTGGACAGTGGGAAGTTTATGGATGCCAGATAAGGTAATGACTATGCGACGAAAGTAAGCATATCAGGGCTTGGGGAAGAGGCAAGTTTAGCGGTAAGGAATTTAGGCAAAAGCAGACTGGGTGGACTTTGAGGAAAAATCATTTGGGCTTGATGTTGAAGGGCTAGTTGAGCAATCCGTTCACTAGGGTAGCCATGGGATGGTAATGTCCGAAACCATCAAGGAAAATTAGCCCAAATCCCCTGGGGTAACTCTAAGGCGAGAATTTGAAGTAGCCCTAAAGCAATGGCATTAAGGTTAACAAAACGCTCAAAGGCTTCTACCTTGTTTAAAAGGGTGCGACCTTTAGTTGATAAAAGCTGTTGTAATCAGGGTTCTACAGGGAACCCATATTGATCAAGTTTTGCCCAAAATTGACTCCATCGTTCCTTGGTCAATACCAA contains:
- a CDS encoding LCP family protein — protein: MANSIEPFPVKSQVSVKVRPSNRPTPPSQRLKASAYRQKKRSLLLRGLVWGTAFSTTALLSGLAGVGVAFFTPLGSPISLTRTTDLPGGNLSILATGENWNALFPYHLGRPVNILVMGIDRVEDAPPDSLEAFGGRSDTMLLLRFDPTDNTLKLLSIPRDTRVDIPRFDYTKINDANVHGGPALAANVVSNTLNNVPIDRYVRVTTNAFRELVDLVGGIEVFVPRPMVYKDVTQKLDINLAEGLQVLNGDQAEQFARFRKDANGDIGRVQRQEILLTSLQKRLNNPTIIPRIPQAINILQKSVDTNLTMEEILALANFGRQLDKAQIHMVMLPGRFSQPDEFDGRSYWILSDAGRDRVMEQYFGLNDQTQTDVTSDRSIKRLSIALQNATDDPALLEKVQSYLRQNNFRNVYTVHDAPQLLGETEIVAQKGDLRSANKLQALLGLGQVEASSTGDLASDLTLRIGLDASHWINNPPVPTNP